A part of Pseudomonas lutea genomic DNA contains:
- the ngg gene encoding N-acetylglutaminylglutamine synthetase codes for MKANASIYNQRLLRGQPPSYERLQARLAEDGSRPDTEPLALHCGWGRLLIGHTYPDPATLANDLLTEKQGERDIALYVAAPQQVLAQSPQQLFLDPSDTLRLWFSDYRPAQRVFRGFRIRRAQNQEDWTAINNLYTARGMLPIDPALLTPRHHGGPVYWIAEDETTKAVIGSVMGLNHQKAFNDPEHGSSLWCLAVDPQCTRPGVGEVLVRHLVEHFQSRGLAYLDLSVLHDNEQAKSLYAKLGFRNLPTFAIKRKNGINEKLFLGPGPQANFNPYARIIVEEAHRRGIEVQVDDAEAGLFTLIHGSRRVRCRESLSDLTTAVSMTLCQDKRMTQKVLKAAGLQVPVQRLAGNGDDNLAFLEEHQRVVVKPVDGEQGQGVAVDLRTIEDVQAAVERARQFDSRVLLESFHEGLDLRIVVIGFDVVAAAIRRPAEVMGDGRHSVGQLIEAQSRRRSAATGGESKIPMDDETRRTVQEAGFSFDSVLPADQRLAVRRTANLHTGGCLEDVTAILHPVLKDAAVRAARALDIPVVGLDLMVPAADQPDYVFIEANERCGLANHEPQPTAERFVDLLFPHSQPAHG; via the coding sequence ATGAAAGCCAACGCTTCGATCTACAATCAGCGCTTGCTGCGTGGCCAGCCGCCGTCTTACGAGCGCCTGCAGGCGCGGCTTGCAGAAGATGGCAGCCGGCCCGATACGGAGCCTCTGGCGCTGCACTGCGGCTGGGGGCGTCTGCTGATCGGTCACACCTACCCGGACCCTGCAACCCTGGCCAATGATTTGCTGACCGAGAAACAGGGCGAACGCGACATCGCGCTGTACGTCGCGGCCCCGCAGCAAGTGCTGGCACAGTCGCCGCAGCAGCTGTTTCTCGACCCTTCGGACACGCTGCGCCTGTGGTTCAGCGATTATCGTCCGGCGCAGCGTGTCTTCAGGGGCTTCAGGATTCGCCGGGCACAGAATCAGGAGGACTGGACCGCGATCAACAACCTGTATACCGCCCGCGGCATGCTGCCCATAGACCCTGCTTTGTTGACCCCGCGTCACCATGGCGGGCCGGTGTACTGGATCGCCGAAGACGAGACCACCAAGGCTGTGATTGGCAGCGTTATGGGTCTCAATCACCAAAAAGCCTTTAACGATCCCGAGCATGGCAGCAGCCTGTGGTGCCTGGCGGTGGACCCGCAATGCACCCGGCCCGGCGTCGGCGAGGTGCTGGTAAGGCATTTGGTCGAGCATTTCCAGAGCCGTGGTCTCGCGTACCTGGACTTGTCGGTGCTGCATGACAACGAGCAAGCCAAAAGTCTCTACGCCAAGCTGGGCTTTCGTAACCTGCCGACGTTCGCCATCAAGCGCAAAAACGGCATCAACGAGAAGCTCTTTCTGGGTCCGGGCCCGCAGGCGAACTTCAACCCTTACGCTCGCATCATCGTGGAAGAAGCTCATCGTCGTGGCATTGAAGTCCAGGTAGACGACGCTGAAGCTGGTTTATTTACGCTGATTCACGGCAGCCGCCGAGTGCGCTGCCGTGAGTCGCTCAGCGACCTCACCACCGCCGTCAGCATGACGTTGTGCCAGGACAAGCGCATGACCCAGAAGGTGCTGAAAGCAGCGGGTCTGCAAGTACCTGTGCAACGTCTGGCGGGAAATGGCGACGACAATCTGGCCTTCCTTGAAGAACACCAGCGTGTGGTGGTCAAACCGGTCGACGGCGAGCAGGGCCAGGGTGTGGCAGTGGATCTGCGCACCATCGAGGACGTCCAGGCTGCGGTCGAACGCGCCCGCCAGTTCGACAGCCGCGTGCTGCTGGAAAGCTTCCACGAAGGCCTTGATCTGCGCATCGTGGTGATCGGGTTTGACGTCGTGGCGGCGGCGATTCGTCGTCCTGCCGAGGTGATGGGCGATGGCCGCCATTCCGTTGGTCAATTGATCGAAGCGCAAAGCCGGCGTCGCTCCGCGGCCACCGGTGGCGAGAGTAAGATCCCCATGGACGACGAAACCCGACGCACCGTGCAAGAGGCGGGCTTCAGCTTCGACAGTGTCCTGCCCGCTGACCAGCGACTGGCCGTGCGCCGTACTGCGAATCTGCACACCGGCGGGTGCCTGGAAGACGTGACTGCCATCCTGCATCCGGTGCTCAAGGACGCTGCAGTACGCGCCGCACGTGCGCTCGACATCCCGGTGGTGGGTCTGGACCTGATGGTGCCGGCCGCCGATCAACCGGACTATGTATTTATCGAAGCTAACGAGCGTTGCGGTCTGGCCAACCATGAACCCCAGCCGACCGCCGAGCGTTTCGTTGATCTATTGTTTCCCCACAGCCAGCCTGCACATGGCTAG